In Winkia neuii, a genomic segment contains:
- a CDS encoding TIGR01440 family protein, producing the protein MSPQTDISAEQVRTQVADLVKELLEKAKLSDGDAIVVGCSSSEILGDRIGKASSPQIGEAVWQGVCAATDGTGVTPIAQCCEHLNRALVVPAELARKRGFERVNAVPQLHAGGSFSCAAYAHIQEPWLVEKVAVEGGLDIGDTFIGMHLKHVASPVRLAATEVGAAHVTAARTRPKYIGGERAHYDQNLK; encoded by the coding sequence ATGTCACCGCAGACAGATATTTCAGCAGAGCAAGTGCGCACCCAAGTTGCCGACCTAGTAAAAGAGCTTCTGGAAAAAGCTAAACTTTCCGACGGCGACGCAATAGTAGTGGGGTGTTCTTCGTCAGAGATCTTGGGAGACCGCATTGGCAAGGCTTCTTCACCACAGATCGGCGAGGCCGTCTGGCAAGGCGTGTGCGCAGCAACCGATGGCACGGGCGTAACTCCAATCGCACAGTGCTGTGAACACCTGAACCGCGCCCTCGTGGTACCCGCTGAGCTGGCACGAAAACGCGGTTTTGAACGGGTGAACGCAGTTCCACAATTACACGCGGGCGGATCCTTCTCGTGTGCCGCCTACGCACATATCCAGGAGCCGTGGCTAGTAGAGAAGGTCGCTGTGGAGGGCGGTTTAGACATCGGCGACACGTTCATCGGGATGCATCTGAAGCACGTTGCTTCCCCGGTCAGGCTCGCTGCTACCGAAGTCGGAGCAGCACACGTGACCGCAGCGCGCACCCGCCCCAAGTACATTGGCGGCGAGCGCGCCCACTACGACCAGAATCTGAAGTAG
- a CDS encoding HNH endonuclease: MPEKMGRNNREYVRRAHALKRRVRLERLPCWICGQPIDTTLPFTHKDAFTADHVRELHKGGSLLGALMPAHRGCNSRRSNKKRSTQTVLKPVKTSRKW; this comes from the coding sequence ATGCCTGAGAAGATGGGCCGCAACAACCGCGAGTACGTTCGCCGCGCCCACGCCCTCAAACGCCGCGTAAGACTCGAACGCCTACCCTGCTGGATCTGCGGGCAACCCATCGACACCACACTACCGTTCACGCACAAGGACGCCTTCACCGCCGACCACGTACGCGAACTACACAAAGGCGGCTCACTACTCGGAGCGCTCATGCCAGCACACCGAGGCTGCAACAGTAGGAGATCCAACAAGAAGCGCAGCACGCAGACCGTTCTCAAACCCGTGAAGACCTCACGCAAATGGTAA